The Magnolia sinica isolate HGM2019 chromosome 9, MsV1, whole genome shotgun sequence sequence TTTCACGTAACAAAAATAGTTCCACGTTCAAAAAGCCAcgaactcattttcaagaaaAACTACAGGATCAGGATCTCTAATAGCAGCTTTTAAAAAGCCCCGAGCATCTTCTGATGAGTATGGAGTCAACTTTCAACCCAGGAATGTGAGCATACCAAGCTGCATAACACTGGATATGATATCAAAATAAGAACCATCCTACATTTCTTCTAACACACTTTAATGcattatacaacatatttaagtTAAAATTGCTTTATTAAGCTCTATTCACTAACCATCAATGCAacttacattaaaaaataaagttTCAAACATCTTAAACTACTAAAAGATCAATCAGCTTGActcaaatttctattttaaaacaGTGTTTATGACAGCATAGAGAGAGTATAGCAACTTACAACTTGCACCTTGCAGCTTCCTAAAATATATAACAGATAATTAGGATGAAAATTGGTTTTTTATTAAGCCACATTAGGTAATTCAAATGGTAGAATAGAAGCAGATTAAAGTGCAGCATCAgtgcaataaaaaaaaatgatagactGCTAGTGAAATTGGGTAGATTAGCTTTTCCCATGTGTGTTCATATCAGTGCCACATCTAGGTTATATTCTGAGCCATATGCCTGCGTAATAATCCAttgatatttttataaataacttattcTAACCATGACAAGTTTAGCTCTTGTCCAACATTTTCTTGCACATAAATCAAAGGCCATGAACTTCTCAAATTTGCAAGAGAGTCAATTTTTATATATTTGGAGGACTGGTGCTACATGAAGAGATTTTGCCCTATTGGCTTGAAGATTCGTTGAAAACTTATTTCATGTTGTTGCACGTACAAATAGAAGGATGCGTCGATTTGTTGAGTATGTTTGTCTTGAAAAGTTCAGCGCATTTGTTACGTGTTTGGATCGTTTTTCATATTTAATCTTGGCATATCCACTATTATTTTGTTTTGCAATAGCTGGTTCTCTTTCTTCTTACCTTTAACCAAGTTCTCTGATTCCAAAGATCATTTGAATTATGAGAAGGTGCCACCATAGTTTGTTCCAGACCCCAGGTAAAAATGGAAGATTGATGTTCGGTGTCATAAAAGatttgccaatctaccattcaAAAGCCAACACCGAAGTGTTGGAAGGCTAATATAAAGATGATGATGAAAAGACAACGACGACATATTGAGAATAGAAAAAGTTCCACTAGTATAGGTTACCTTGTTTAAGAAGAAAAGAAGTACAAAAGCAACGCATTTATACTAATCCAAGATTTGAATATAGCATACAAGCTAGCAACTGAGACTCTCCCTAGCTTTTAACGAAGTGTGAACTTCTATACAACTCATGAAACTCTAAATATCTCAGGAAATCATAACTCGcaatcctttttctttctttttttcttaactCAGCATCATTTTAAAGAGAGTTTTACCATACAAAACAAAGCATTTCAAAAGAACTCAACAAAACATGTATAACAGTTCCCATGCATTCCCCCAAAAATTCAAGAGATGCATTGTACATTTCAGTCCCATGCACtcctttagaaaaaaaaacaccCCATGCACCATGGCATTGGTTTATAGATGTTAACCAGTGATTAGTCTAAACAActttgatctttttcttttttaggacatCCAAAAGTCAGAAGGCCGAAGGAGTCAGGCtccttgtctttttctttttcttcctttaacCAAGAAATGGTTAAACAAAAAGACCAGTGAACTAGCATAAATGAGAAGAATAGAATCTACCTTGCTTACTTCTCTAGATCTTGATTGCAAGATCCCACTGGAACTACACTTGCACACTCGTGATTGCTATCATTTAAAGCATTCATCCCCTGCACCTTATGAACACAAAAATACACTAAACTTCACGTAACTAGTAGATTGGTTAACTTTAGCTTTGCAACCtctaaaaaacaaaaccaaaatatacATATCATATTGAAAGCCAATAACATGCATACCTGTGTATTTGAAGGCTGCCCATGAATCTGGTTTGGCCTCGAGTTGAGATCAATCATTGTAGAGGAGTTCTTGCCCGGATCTTCTGTGTTAGCATCTAGCACTGGAACAGGAGAGACCCTGTGGTTTTGCAGTTTCTCATTCGTTGTCAATTTAGGCAGCTGAGTCTGTTGCCTACTAAATTCAATTGGTTCTATAGGTTGCAAGGCCTGCACTCCCAAAGGAATGGGTTTGTCCCCTAGGAACTATATTGAAACCAAACAGGTATTAGTTTTGTGAGGTCTCCTATAGGCAATGATCCAACCCAATGCCCTCTAGAACAAAAACTAACCTCAACCCTCTGCTTCAACAACAGATATCTTCCATGGGTTCTTTTACCTCCAACATGTACGGTCATGTCACAGTGCAATCAAAGGGAACTCCCATCCATATTGCAGTAAAAGAATGCTACATCTAGTTTCCAAGAATAAAAATAAGTTCAATTTTTTCTTAAGTTCAAGGAAAAAGGACTTTCatggcaaaataaaaaataaaaaaaaaatgaatgcatattcAACCATTGCTTGTCCACAAAAAACTTAAGGACATCCCTACTGATACCTTATAGGCACACAGATTTGATTTGACGTCGATTGTCTCTTCGATCTGGGAAGCATATACATGAGGGCAAACATTTTTTGAGTAGTACTATTTCAAATGCTCTGTTGCCTCTGTCCAACCATGAACTAGAACCTGCAATGGAAGGCCATATAATGCAGTACTTTGAATGTTGCACATgtcgggtccttgctcttgctccaatggtagactctcaggagtttcaacaccgggtcaagggttcgagtacccataggtggtgaaattccactagtgcgagtgtgtgggagtgtgtgtgtgtaaaaaaaaaaaaatgttgcacATGTCACAAATGCCAAGCAGAGAACTAGGGAATCTGCTAGAAACAGAGGCATGATTCAACACTGTAAAGGAGAAATCAAATAACTGGTTATTGTCAGCCcacccatgatttttttttaagagCCCAATGATGAGTCTGATATGATAATGTTGACAAGATCTGTCAACAAAGAAAGCATTTAAGCCCAAATCAAACCCAAGGTAGAAGTTAAGAAACTTGGGCATTGGAGTATGACACAATGCTTGTCTCCTCATTGCccttgtaaagggcattttgACCAAAATGTCCTTTAAATTAAAGGAAGAATATGGAGACAAGGCATGACTTTAACCAAAGAACTAAGGTCTTATTACAATACACATAGTAAAATACAAAATCAAGGAATTCAGAAAGCATATTAAAAGATTACATGATAGAAAAGAGTTCAAAATCATCACTGAAAATATAGAGaaaccaaaatttgaaattttatgcaAGAGAACGCTCTACATACCTTTAAAGAAGAAGCATTCAATCTGATATAGAATGAACCACTAATCCGCTAGGAAGATGGTTTCTGATGGTTGCCACCTTAGGTCAATCCAAAAGGCCCTATGCTAGATGATGATGAGGTCCTCTTCTCGCTCTCCAAACTCTCCCAATGAAAGATTGCACAACATATCATTCAAAGATGATGAAAACTACATCACAATCACTCGATCACATACTTGTTTCAACaaaaattcattttctaaagagaaaaaaaaatgagaggattAGCTTTCTCCGTattctttgtttttttgttttttttgtttttttttttttttgggttttcatATAAAGAGCGCAACTTCGACTGATAAAAGACAATTCACGGAAATCTCATGCGGTTcacaaaatgtgaaattttaaacgCCTATTTGGAAATGCATGTTAAGATTCCTGCTATCTGCTATCAGATGGCAAGAGACGTGCAGTCTCCTGGTATACAATGTGCACACGATATCTTTCATGAAAAATACAAAAGTCGTATTTGTGTAAATTAACATAGCAGCGCCAATTTATATTTGGAAGCAACGAACGGTAAGCTTTTGAttcattcatataaatagatgagAATAGGAATATTACCAAGAGGGAAATAAAATGCCGCTCCCAGGACCGAAGCTAACATCACATTCCTAGCCCGCCAAAGTAGGGAACCTGGTACTATAATGAGAAGAGAAAAAGGATTGGATAAAGTGTTGGCTGAGTGGATGATTGAATCAATGCCATTTATCTAATATAAATGAGTGGTTTTCTCAATTCAGCCTGAAAT is a genomic window containing:
- the LOC131256856 gene encoding B-box zinc finger protein 19-like isoform X2, translated to MTVHVGGKRTHGRYLLLKQRVEFLGDKPIPLGVQALQPIEPIEFSRQQTQLPKLTTNEKLQNHRVSPVPVLDANTEDPGKNSSTMIDLNSRPNQIHGQPSNTQGMNALNDSNHECASVVPVGSCNQDLEK
- the LOC131256856 gene encoding uncharacterized protein LOC131256856 isoform X1, with protein sequence MTVHVGGKRTHGRYLLLKQRVEFLGDKPIPLGVQALQPIEPIEFSRQQTQLPKLTTNEKLQNHRVSPVPVLDANTEDPGKNSSTMIDLNSRPNQIHGQPSNTQCYAPWYAHVPGLKVLTPYSSEDARGLLKAAIRDPHPVVFLENEWLYGVFHCFSGSS